Sequence from the Pedobacter sp. D749 genome:
GGAATGAGGTAATCGGTAATGCCGAAGGGATCGAATCGTTCAAGAATTATAAGAAAAACTACGAAGAAGAGTTCGAAAGTCCGATAGCGGATCATTTTGAAATCGCCGAATCTGCCGTTAAAAAACAAGCCCGGGCTTATAAAAGCGTGTTAAAACTGGATAAGAACTTTCACATCTATATCCACGGCAACAAAGACATGATCGAGAAAGGGTACGACGATGATAAATCAATGAACTTTTATAAAGTGTATTTTAGGGAAGAAGAGTAGGTTAGTTCTAAGTCTGATTCCTCGGTCTGTGTCCCCACAGACCGAAACAAATTCTTCATTTAACAGATTTAAATTATTGGTAGTTATTGGTTATTGGTCTGTGAGGACACAGACCAAGGGGACTTGGCGGTGTCGATTTTGGACTGATTTCAAAAAACCGATTCCTCGGTCTGTGTCCGCACAGAACGAAACAAGACTTCATTTAACGGATTTCAATTCTTAGTAGTTATAGTTTTCTATTAGGACACAAACTAGGGTCAGTATGTATTCTCATTGAAAGAAATTGAAGTTAATTTTCTATTTTTAGTAATGGAAAACGACATTTTCAGACAAGATCGTAATTCAAAGATGCTTTTGAAAGAAGTTTATTTTTGGACGGATACGGTTAAAGATTGGAAGAAGGTATTTTCTATCGACAAGTATAAAATAGTAGTAATTGATGCTTTAAGGGAATTAGTCAATAGAAAAAAGATTATTGTTTATGCTTTTGTAATTATGCCAAATCACCTGCATTTGGTATGGCAGATGGTCGAGGCGAATGGAAAAGAAATGCCGCATGCAAGCTTTAATAAATTTACTTCCCATCAGATTTTTCAGGATTTGAAGGTTCATTATCCAGATATATTACCATATTTTAAAGTATCAGATTCAGAAAGAAATTTTCGTCTGTGGCAAAGAGATCCATTAGCTATTCTTATGGATACACAGAATAAACTTGAACAGAAAATAGATTACATCAATCTTAATCCCTTACAGGAAAGATGGCAGTTATGCGAAAGGCCTGAAGATTACGAATGGTCATCTGCCAGGTTTTATGAAACAGGAATTGATAATTATGGATTTTTAACCGATTATAGAAATCTCTTGTAGGTTTTCGGTTTGTGGGGATACAGACCGAGGATAGTGCTTCAGTTTGATTCTTTTAGCAATTCAGAATATTAGCAATTGTTGTTTTTTGAAATAAGGTCTCTTGTCAATCGCTTATTTTGGACTAAGGACTTAAGACTGTGGACTATATCCGCTGCTGTGCCTTCAATGCCAAATACTGATTAATTACATTAACTGTAAGCTTTTGTGGCGGGGTAAGAATAGCCAAAATGCCATGTTTGTTCAATTCTTTAACCATCAGTTTTTTCTCGTAGATAAACTTCTCTGCAATGGTTTTATGGTAAATGCCTTCAACATCTTTGGCCGGATCGGTGCTTAATCCTTTAAGTTCGGTGTTTTCGAAAAATACAACCACCAATAAGTGGTACTTAGCGATTCTTTTTAAATAAGGTAACTGGCGTTGAAGTGCCGATAAACTTTCGAAATTGGTAAAGAAAACCAAAAGTCCGCGTTGTTTTACTACCGAACGTACAGTAGAATAAAGCGCCTCTAAGTTACTTTCCAGATACCGGGTTTTTTCTTTGTACAGTACATTCATAATACTCCCTAGCTGCGACGCTTTACGGTCAGCAGGTACTATTGAACCAATGGTTTCGGATAGGGTAATTAAACCCGCTTTATCTTCTTTCAGCATGGCTACTTTCGACAAAGCAACACTTGCATTGATGGCATAATCGAGCAGACTTAAGCCTTCGAAAGGCATCCGCATTACCCGCGATTTATCGATGATGCAATAAATATTCTGCGATTTTTCATCCGTATAGGTATTCACCATCAAACCACCTTTCCTGGCGGTGGCTTTCCAGTTAATGGTACGGATATCATCACCGCCTACATAATTTTTAATCTGGTCGAATTCGCTGCTCTGTCCAACCTTTCTGATTTTTTTGATTCCAAACTCGGTTAAATAGCGCGAAACGGCCATCAATTCGTATTGACCAAGATTGATAAATGAAGGATAAACGGGGAGAACTTTCGCTCCATCGAAATTATAACGCCGACTGATTAAGCCCAACGGTGAACTGATATAAGTCCGGATAAATCCGAAATCATATTCACCACGTTTGGTTGGTCGTAAGTTATAATGGATTGATTTTATTTCTGCAGGTTTTAAATGAAGTCTAAAATCTTTATCACGGATCTGAAACTGAAAAGGTATTTCGTCAATTACCCTTGCATTTACCCCAAAACCATAACGGTTTGCGATTTCAATCTGGATCGGATTTTCATCGCCATTGCTCAAACGCTTTGACGTAAATCTTTTTACTTCAACTCCCTTGCTATTCCGGTAGAGGATAAAAAGATCGATAAAAAACAAAACAGCTACCGCTCCAGTTGCAATTTCAGGGATATCGCCCAACCAGGCAAAAAAGAACTTTAGCAAAAAAAGTACAATACAGAAGCCTAAGGCCGTAAATAAACGATCAGTTAGGAATAGATTGGTATAATATTGCTGAAAGAATTTTTTCAATTGTAGAGATTGTTTAATTGCTAAATTGTTTAAAATGGTTAACCGTATTATGGCAATTGCTAGCCCGATCGCTGGATTTGATATTGTGATTTGATCATTGGTAATTGTTCAAATCGGTTAATTGCAAACTGCGAACTGAAAATTGACAACTGTTTTAGTTAATCGATTACCCTTCGACTCCGCTCAGGGTGACTTATTAATGGTAATTAAGACTAATGACTACAGACTCAAGACTGTGGACTTACCTCGGTACTTCAATTTTTTTAATAATCTGGTTTACAATATCGGTTGTGGTTAAGCCTTCCATTTCTTTTTCAGGAGATAACAATATTCTGTGAGCTAATACAGGGCTAGCAACGGCAATGATATCATCCGGTGTAACAAAATCGCGGCCCTGGATGGCAGCAAAAGCTTTTGCACTATGGACAATGGCTAATGATGCCCTAGGCGAAGCACCTAAATAAAGGGATGAATTGTTGCGGGTTTCGGTTACAATTTTGGCGATAAATTCTAATAACTTCGGCTCAACAAATAAATTGCGGATAATGGCCCTGGCCTCTTGTATCTGTTGCACGGATAATACCGGTTGTACATCGTTTAATAACGTTTTGTTAACCAAAGTGTGCTGTGCGGTTAAAATTGCCGTTTCTTCCTCCAGAGAAGGATATTTAACCTCAATTTTGAAAAGGAAACGATCTAGTTGAGCTTCGGGCAAACGGTAAGTTCCTTCCTGCTCAATCGGG
This genomic interval carries:
- a CDS encoding MoxR family ATPase; amino-acid sequence: MEQEQFNPRTDLSALNAAVNQIRTVLGNIIVGQKQVIDFLIVGLLADGHILIEGVPGVAKTLSAKLLAKSIDAQFSRVQFTPDLMPSDVLGTPIFNTKAGDFEFRKGPIFGNIILVDEINRAPAKTQSALFEVMEERQVTIDGQTYMMDEPFMVLATQNPIEQEGTYRLPEAQLDRFLFKIEVKYPSLEEETAILTAQHTLVNKTLLNDVQPVLSVQQIQEARAIIRNLFVEPKLLEFIAKIVTETRNNSSLYLGASPRASLAIVHSAKAFAAIQGRDFVTPDDIIAVASPVLAHRILLSPEKEMEGLTTTDIVNQIIKKIEVPR
- a CDS encoding DUF58 domain-containing protein — translated: MKKFFQQYYTNLFLTDRLFTALGFCIVLFLLKFFFAWLGDIPEIATGAVAVLFFIDLFILYRNSKGVEVKRFTSKRLSNGDENPIQIEIANRYGFGVNARVIDEIPFQFQIRDKDFRLHLKPAEIKSIHYNLRPTKRGEYDFGFIRTYISSPLGLISRRYNFDGAKVLPVYPSFINLGQYELMAVSRYLTEFGIKKIRKVGQSSEFDQIKNYVGGDDIRTINWKATARKGGLMVNTYTDEKSQNIYCIIDKSRVMRMPFEGLSLLDYAINASVALSKVAMLKEDKAGLITLSETIGSIVPADRKASQLGSIMNVLYKEKTRYLESNLEALYSTVRSVVKQRGLLVFFTNFESLSALQRQLPYLKRIAKYHLLVVVFFENTELKGLSTDPAKDVEGIYHKTIAEKFIYEKKLMVKELNKHGILAILTPPQKLTVNVINQYLALKAQQRI
- a CDS encoding transposase, whose protein sequence is MENDIFRQDRNSKMLLKEVYFWTDTVKDWKKVFSIDKYKIVVIDALRELVNRKKIIVYAFVIMPNHLHLVWQMVEANGKEMPHASFNKFTSHQIFQDLKVHYPDILPYFKVSDSERNFRLWQRDPLAILMDTQNKLEQKIDYINLNPLQERWQLCERPEDYEWSSARFYETGIDNYGFLTDYRNLL